The following are encoded in a window of Strix aluco isolate bStrAlu1 chromosome 15, bStrAlu1.hap1, whole genome shotgun sequence genomic DNA:
- the INTS15 gene encoding integrator complex subunit 15: protein MSDIRHSLLRRDALSAAKEVLYHLDIYFSSQLQNAPLPLVDKGPAELLEEFLFQVPKERGAPPKRLNSLQELQLLEIMCNYFQEQTKDSVRQIIFSSLFSPQGNKADDSRMALLGKLVSMAVAVCRVPVLECAAFWLQRTPAVYCVRLARALVDDYCNLVPGSIQTLKQIFSASPRFCCQFITSVTALYDLSSDDLIPPSDLLELIVSWIFEDPRLILITFLNTPIAANLPIGFLELTPLTGLIRWCVKAPLAYKRKKKASLSNGHPPSKIAKDSTSGEDRDCHQLYSKLHLSVLQVLMMLQGHLTEKNLYGRLGLVPFDHVVPLVEEINRLSDELNPLNASKEIELALDRLAQALQVAMASGALLCTRDDLRTVCSRLPHNNLLQLVISGPVQQPTHGALPPGFYPHIHTPPLGYPAHAAHPALPAHPALPAHPVQTFIPGMTFPYRPIR, encoded by the exons ATGAGCGACATTCGGCACTCGCTGCTGCGGCGGGACGCGCTGAGCGCCGCCAAGGAGGTGCTGTACCACCTCGACATCTACTTCAGCAGCCAGCTGCAGAACGCCCCGCTGCCCCTCGTCGACAAGGGCCCCGCCGAGCTCCTGGAGGAGTTCCTCTTCCAGGTCCCCAAGGAGCGCGGCGCTCCGCCCAAG agattGAATTCACTTCAGGAACTTCAGCTCCTTGAGATCATGTGCAATTATTTCCAAGAGCAGACCAAGGATTCAGTCCGGCAGATcatcttctcatctctcttcagCCCTCAAGGAAACAAAGCAGATGACAGCAGGATGGCTTTATTAGGAAAGCTGGTTTCCATGGCAGTGGCTGTGTGCAGAGTTCCTGTTCTGGAGTGTGCTGCCTTCTGGCTGCAG CGAACCCCTGCCGTGTATTGCGTGAGGCTAGCCCGAGCCTTGGTCGATGACTACTGCAACTTGGTGCCAGGGTCCATCCAGACGCTGAAGCAGATATTCAGTGCCAGTCCTCGCTTCTGCTGCCAGTTCATTACATCCGTCACAGCTCTCTATGACCTCTCTTCAG ATGACCTCATCCCTCCTTCGGATCTGCTCGAGTTGATTGTTTCCTGGATCTTTGAAGACCCCCGCTTGATCCTCATCACCTTTCTAAACACTCCTATTGCAGCCAACCTGCCAATAGGATTTTTAGAGCTCACCCCACTGACTGGACTGATCCGTTGGTGTGTGAAGGCCCCCTTGGCttataaaaggaagaagaaagcctCTCTCTCAAATGGACATCCCCCCAGCAAAATTGCCAAGGACTCGACTTCAGGAGAAGACAGAGATTGCCATCAGCTGTATTCAAAACTGCATCTAAGTGTCCTGCAGGTTCTTATGATGCTTCAGGGGCATTTAACAGAGAAGAACCTTTATGGTCGCCTGGGGCTAGTACCCTTTGACCACGTGGTTCCACTTGTTGAGGAAATTAACAGACTATCTGATGAACTCAATCCTCTCAATGCATCCAAAGAGATTGAACTGGCTCTAGACAGACTGGCTCAGGCTTTGCAAGTGGCCATGGCATCGGGAGCACTCCTGTGCACTAGAG ATGACTTGAGAACTGTGTGCTCCAGGCTACCGCATAACAA CCTCCTCCAGCTGGTGATTTCAGGTCCAGTACAGCAACCGACCCACGGCGCTCTGCCACCAGGATTTTATCCTCATATCCATACTCCTCCTCTGGGCTACCCCGCACACGCGGCGCACCCCGCGCTCCCGGCTCACCCGGCGCTCCCGGCTCACCCTGTACAAACATTTATACCAGGAATGACATTCCCATACCGACCTATTCGCTAA
- the LOC141930272 gene encoding deoxyribonuclease-1-like translates to MVASKLVLSLLIAALLLHVATTLKIGAFNIKAFGDSKMSNHTIADIIVSILSGYDITLVQEVRDADLSAVKKLVDQLNRVSTHPYSFLDSIPLGRTSYKEQYLFIYRSDMVSVLGSYYYDDGCESCGTDTFSREPFIVKFSSPTTQVEEFVMVPLHAEPSSAVQEIDALYDVYTDVVNKWATNNILLLGDFNADCSYVTSAQWPSIRLRSLNACEWLIPDSADTTVADTTDCAYDRIVACGTALRRDIEPGSAMVNNFQKTFHLQSKDALAVSDHFPVEVTLKAR, encoded by the exons ATGGTGGCCTCGAAGCTGGTGCTGTCGCTGCTCATTGCAGCTCTCCTGCTGCATGTGGCCACCACACTGAAGATCGGCGCCTTCAACATCAAGGCGTTTGGGGATAGCAAGATGTCCAACCACACTATTGCGGACATCATCGTCTCT ATCCTGTCGGGGTACGACATCACCTTGGTGCAGGAGGTCCGGGATGCTGACCTGAGTGCCGTGAAGAAGCTTGTGGACCAGCTCAACAG AGTCTCCACACACCCATACAGCTTTTTGGACAGCATCCCCCTGGGTCGGACCAGCTACAAGGAGCAGTACCTCTTCATCTACAG GTCGGACATGGTCTCCGTGCTGGGAAGCTACTACTACGACGACGGCTGTGAGTCTTGTGGGACTGACACCTTCAGCAGGGAGCCCTTCATTGTGAAGTTCTCCTCGCCCACCACAC AGGTGGAGGAGTTCGTGATGGTGCCCCTGCATGCCGAGCCCAGCAGTGCGGTGCAGGAGATCGATGCACTCTACGACGTCTACACCGACGTCGTCAACAAGTGGGCGACTAAC AACATCCTCCTCCTGGGCGACTTCAACGCCGACTGCTCCTATGTGACCAGCGCCCAGTGGCCGTCCATCCGCCTGCGCTCCCTCAACGCCTGCGAGTGGCTCATCCCCGACAGCGCCGATACCACTGTTGCCGACACCACCGATTGTGCCTACGACCG CATTGTTGCCTGCGGCACCGCGCTGCGCCGAGATATCGAGCCTGGCTCCGCCATGGTCAACAACTTCCAGAAGACCTTCCACCTCCAGAGCAAGGAT GCTTTGGCCGTCAGCGACCATTTCCCGGTGGAGGTGACCCTGAAAGCCCGCTGA
- the DNASE1L2 gene encoding deoxyribonuclease-1-like 2 → MGTMVLALSLLAVALLCPATATLRVGAFNIQAFGDTKMSNEEVAGIIVRILRRYDVVLVQEVRDSDLSAVTQLMEQLNSMSSSPYDYEISGPLGRDNYKEMYLFIYRTDTVSVVDAYQYEDPQDIFSRAPFILRVSVPHTKVEEFVLVPLHSAPHDAVTEIDALYDVYLDIVSKWGTDNIMFLGDFNADCAYVQRSDWSSIRLRTSDIFKWLLPDSADTTVGKSDCAYDRIVVCGAKLKRSIVPNSAAIYNFQDAFRLEQEEALAVSDHYPVEVKLTA, encoded by the exons ATGGGGACCATGGTGCTGGCACTGTCCTTGCTGGCTGTGGCTCTCCTGTGCCCAGCCACTGCCACGCTGCGTGTTGGTGCCTTCAACATCCAGGCCTTCGGTGATACCAAGATGTCCAACGAGGAAGTGGCGGGCATCATTGTCAGG ATCCTGCGCCGCTACGATGTGGTGCTGGTGCAGGAGGTGCGTGACTCCGACCTCAGCGCTGTCACCCAGCTCATGGAGCAGCTCAACAG CATGTCCTCTTCGCCGTATGACTACGAGATCAGTGGCCCCCTGGGACGGGACAACTACAAGGAGATGTACCTCTTCATCTACAG GACAGACACTGTGTCTGTGGTGGACGCCTACCAATACGAGGACCCCCAGGACATCTTCAGCCGGGCGCCGTTCATCCTGAGGGTCTCAGTGCCCCACACCA AGGTGGAGGAGTTTGTGTTGGTGCCGCTGCACTCGGCCCCACATGATGCCGTCACCGAGATCGACGCGCTCTACGACGTCTACTTGGACATTGTCAGCAAGTGGGGGACTGAC AACATCATGTTCCTGGGGGACTTCAACGCTGACTGCGCCTACGTCCAGCGGAGCGACTGGTCGTCCATCCGCCTGCGCACCAGCGACATCTTCAAGTGGCTGCTCCCCGACAGCGCCGACACCACCGTGGGGAAGTCAGACTGCGCCTACGACAG GATCGTGGTGTGCGGCGCCAAGCTGAAGAGAAGCATCGTGCCAAATTCAGCTGCCATCTACAATTTCCAGGACGCTTTCCGtctggagcaggaggag GCCCTGGCAGTCAGCGACCACTACCCGGTTGAGGTGAAGCTGACAGCTTGA
- the ZDHHC4 gene encoding palmitoyltransferase ZDHHC4, producing the protein MDFLTLFLIYLWFILTTIALLCVCLGRKESFLTRSVNGASQVLSFVIPTQLQRVTQRALHRLFHTRSCLFVALHVALQAAVYGEYTWEVFVYCWELQFHLLLLLLPYLLLAGNMGCFILCSRANPGIITKSNHASLVKIYAYDGVLFQRGVVCPTCNMEKPARSKHCSFCSACVHRFDHHCVWVNNCIGAFNAKYFFLYLFSLAATAAAIATITAAFLIQVVLLSNMMHGSYIDEQGQEHAVEILFLVQHLFLTFPRVVFMLGFVILLTLVLGAYCCFNLYLALTNQTSNEWYKSRRYGCSRRLTLQPHDRQVVYKNIYSKGVWMNVKEIFKPPTVLERKKTT; encoded by the exons ATGGACTTTCTGACGCTCTTCTTGATTTACTTGTGGTTTATCCTCACTACTATTGCTCTACTCTGCGTCTgcttgggaaggaaggagagttTCCTCACAAGAAGTGTCAACGGTGCAAGTCAG gTATTGTCATTTGTAATCCCCACACAGCTCCAGAGAGTGACACAGAGGGCACTTCACAGGCTCTTCCACACAAG AAGCTGTTTGTTTGTTGCCCTGCATGTGGCCTTGCAAGCTGCAGTGTACGGGGAATACACATGGGAAGTGTTTGTGTactgctgggagctgcagttccacctcctcctcctgctgctgccctacctgctgctggctgggaacATGGGCTGCTTCATCCTCTGCTCCCGGGCCAACCCTG gTATAATAACAAAATCAAATCATGCATCGTTGGTTAAGATTTATGCATATGATGGTGTATTATTTCAGAGAGGCGTCGTGTGTCCTACGTGCAACATGGAGAAGCCAGCCAGATCAAAACATTGCA GTTTCTGCAGTGCGTGTGTGCATCGTTTTGATCACCACTGCGTGTGGGTCAACAACTGCATTGGTGCCTTCAAcgcaaaatatttcttcctgtaCCTCTTCTCGCTGGCTGCCACGGCCGCAGCCATCGCCACCATCACTGCAGCGTTTCTCATCCAAGTGGTGCTGCTGTCCAATATGATGCACGGGAGTTACATCGATGAGCAAGGACAGGAGCACGCTGTTGAGATTCTCTTCCTCGTTCAG caCCTTTTCTTGACTTTTCCTAGGGTTGTCTTCATGCTTGGGTTTGTTATCCTTCTCACCCTCGTCCTGGGTGCATACTGCTGTTTCAATCTATATTTGGCCTTAACCAACCAAACTTCTAATGAATGGTATAAATCCAGAAGATATGGGTGTTCCCGCCGTCTAACATTGCAGCCTCACGACAGACAAGTCGTCtacaaaaacatttattctaaAGGAGTCTGGATGAATGTAAAGGAGATCTTTAAGCCTCCTACAGTGTTGGAAAGGAAGAAGACAACATGA